One stretch of Desulfovibrio sp. UCD-KL4C DNA includes these proteins:
- a CDS encoding HEAT repeat domain-containing protein encodes MSSLIGFREQSFLDKISILNEVSVGKDIEDLEPLLDLFQNPLGDTSVDYMVVSAVNGVLSSDEVSAVKLLESENGKLKTLCIRLCGEYKFETAIPVLSALAEQTKDSDLLFELLTSLSKIKAEEVIDLFRANLANEDDLVSSMCIEVVGELKDESSVGMLIPIVERNNEDANYEVCDLTTWKAVEALTSIGNEASMNFIVENLHHRNPTVRRIVTDCLTALGVTAVPYLQKAIAPGADKDDMILAANVLGFIGDKSGLEVLMDAIEKDYSTDSSVKYAIYEAIGNIGTMKGVVSLIDGLDNDDELITLAVLTGLDNQVNSGVVKKMVEMVGSGGSKAGKIIRAVVTAKALNIFEGLYNEGKIGRFMMNAVVASKDPEVHEAFRSKLAKIGGEVAEADIARLPEIVETGSKKALAVDDSKSMLALYRSILTNIGFDPTIAENGQEAYSFAEMGEEFDIVITDMNMPVMDGMELVSKLRMTDGFEAIPIIMVTTESEVSQLELAKKTGVTDFITKPFTPEQLKSKIEQLVS; translated from the coding sequence ATGTCTAGTTTGATAGGATTTAGAGAACAGTCCTTTTTGGACAAAATTAGTATTTTAAATGAAGTTTCAGTAGGAAAAGATATTGAGGATCTTGAACCACTTCTTGATCTATTTCAAAATCCACTAGGGGATACTTCGGTGGATTATATGGTCGTTAGTGCCGTTAATGGTGTGCTTTCTTCTGATGAAGTCAGCGCTGTTAAACTCCTTGAAAGTGAAAACGGAAAACTTAAAACTCTTTGCATAAGGTTGTGCGGAGAATATAAATTTGAAACCGCGATTCCGGTTTTGTCTGCCTTAGCTGAGCAGACAAAAGATTCAGATCTTCTTTTTGAACTATTAACCTCACTGTCAAAGATCAAAGCTGAAGAAGTTATCGATCTTTTTCGCGCTAACCTCGCTAACGAAGATGATTTAGTTTCTTCCATGTGCATTGAAGTTGTCGGTGAACTTAAGGATGAAAGCTCTGTCGGTATGCTTATACCGATTGTAGAACGTAACAATGAAGATGCTAATTACGAAGTTTGCGATTTAACTACATGGAAAGCTGTTGAAGCTTTAACTTCAATCGGCAATGAAGCTTCTATGAATTTTATCGTTGAAAATCTGCATCATAGAAATCCTACCGTGCGTAGAATTGTTACTGATTGTCTGACTGCGCTCGGGGTGACTGCCGTTCCTTATTTGCAAAAGGCAATTGCGCCTGGAGCTGATAAAGATGATATGATTCTAGCAGCAAATGTCCTCGGGTTTATCGGTGACAAGAGCGGGCTTGAAGTCCTTATGGACGCTATTGAAAAAGACTATTCTACTGATTCCAGCGTAAAATACGCTATTTATGAAGCCATTGGCAACATCGGGACAATGAAAGGCGTTGTAAGTCTGATAGATGGGCTTGATAATGATGATGAACTGATAACTCTTGCTGTACTTACCGGGCTTGATAATCAGGTTAATTCTGGTGTTGTTAAAAAAATGGTTGAAATGGTCGGTAGCGGAGGAAGTAAGGCCGGGAAAATTATCAGAGCGGTAGTTACTGCTAAGGCTTTGAATATTTTTGAAGGACTTTACAATGAGGGCAAAATCGGTCGGTTTATGATGAACGCCGTAGTTGCTTCTAAGGACCCTGAAGTCCATGAAGCTTTCCGCTCTAAACTTGCAAAAATAGGCGGAGAGGTTGCGGAGGCGGACATAGCCAGACTTCCTGAAATTGTGGAAACTGGAAGCAAAAAAGCCCTTGCTGTTGATGATTCTAAGTCAATGCTTGCACTTTATCGTAGCATTCTCACAAATATCGGATTTGATCCTACAATTGCAGAGAATGGACAGGAAGCCTACTCCTTTGCCGAAATGGGTGAAGAGTTTGACATAGTTATTACTGATATGAATATGCCGGTAATGGATGGTATGGAGCTTGTTTCAAAGCTTAGAATGACTGATGGATTTGAAGCAATCCCTATCATCATGGTTACAACCGAGTCAGAAGTTTCTCAGCTTGAACTGGCTAAGAAAACAGGTGTTACTGACTTTATCACCAAACCTTTTACTCCTGAGCAGCTTAAGTCTAAAATCGAGCAGCTTGTTTCCTAA
- a CDS encoding chemotaxis protein CheX yields the protein MKVELAKPFIKAAVDVLSMMAMITPKPGKPYVKKGKTAVGDVTGLVGITGDMNGTISITFTKSCAVTIVKNMLGEEIQDVMSDVQDAVGEITNMISGQARAGLVEQGLTFSGSTPSVIMGDNHSISHMASTPIMAIPFSSDAGEFTIEFSFE from the coding sequence ATGAAAGTTGAACTAGCAAAACCGTTTATCAAAGCTGCAGTAGATGTTTTATCTATGATGGCTATGATTACTCCGAAGCCGGGTAAGCCTTATGTTAAAAAAGGTAAAACAGCAGTAGGTGATGTCACCGGACTTGTTGGCATAACCGGTGATATGAATGGAACTATTTCTATCACATTTACTAAAAGTTGCGCTGTAACAATTGTTAAAAACATGCTTGGTGAAGAAATTCAAGATGTTATGAGCGATGTTCAAGATGCCGTTGGTGAAATCACTAATATGATCTCAGGTCAGGCCAGAGCCGGACTTGTAGAGCAGGGGTTGACCTTTTCCGGCTCTACTCCTTCAGTGATTATGGGGGATAACCATTCCATTTCACATATGGCCTCTACTCCGATTATGGCCATCCCTTTCAGCAGTGACGCTGGAGAATTTACTATCGAATTCAGTTTCGAGTAG
- the rocD gene encoding ornithine--oxo-acid transaminase, whose amino-acid sequence MRQSDYIALEEEFGAKNYKPLEVVIERGEGVWVWDVDGKKYMDCLSAYSAVNQGHCNPKIKKAMVDQSEKLTLTSRAFRNDQLGPFYKELCALTRSHKVLPMNSGAEAVETAIKAVRKWGYLVKGVPEDRAEIIVCADNFHGRTITIVGFSTDPISRKGFGPFTPGFKIIPFGDFAALEKAITSNTVGFLVEPIQGEAGVIIPPAEYFKHVREICTANNIILILDEIQTGLGRTGKLLAEEHEGIEADLTLIGKALSGGFYPISAVLSNSEVLSVLKPGEHGSTFGGNPLACAVARAALKVLTEENMIDNARDTGALFLAGLQEIKNDKIKEVRGRGLLLAVEFKQESGGARHYCEKLKEQGLLCKETHNNIIRFAPPLVITREQVKWALKRIKLILSQ is encoded by the coding sequence ATGCGACAATCCGACTACATAGCACTGGAAGAAGAATTCGGGGCGAAAAACTATAAACCTCTTGAAGTTGTTATTGAGCGTGGTGAAGGTGTTTGGGTTTGGGATGTTGATGGCAAAAAATACATGGACTGCCTCTCTGCATATTCAGCAGTTAATCAAGGGCACTGCAATCCAAAAATCAAAAAAGCCATGGTTGATCAGTCTGAAAAACTTACCTTGACTTCACGAGCCTTCAGAAATGATCAGTTAGGTCCTTTTTATAAAGAACTATGCGCCCTAACCAGATCGCACAAAGTCCTCCCTATGAACAGCGGAGCTGAAGCTGTTGAAACAGCCATCAAAGCGGTTAGAAAATGGGGTTATCTTGTCAAAGGAGTACCAGAAGATCGTGCTGAAATAATAGTATGTGCAGATAATTTTCATGGAAGAACTATTACGATTGTCGGGTTTTCAACGGACCCTATATCAAGAAAAGGGTTCGGACCTTTCACACCCGGGTTTAAAATTATCCCGTTCGGTGACTTTGCAGCACTAGAAAAAGCAATTACCTCAAACACAGTTGGCTTTCTAGTGGAACCCATCCAAGGAGAAGCTGGAGTAATAATTCCACCGGCTGAGTATTTTAAACATGTCAGAGAAATATGTACTGCAAATAATATAATTTTGATTCTGGATGAGATACAGACAGGACTTGGACGCACAGGGAAATTATTAGCTGAAGAACATGAAGGTATCGAAGCAGATTTAACGCTTATAGGCAAAGCCCTTTCCGGAGGATTCTATCCGATTTCAGCAGTGCTATCCAACTCTGAAGTTCTAAGCGTGCTTAAACCGGGAGAACATGGGTCAACCTTTGGAGGAAATCCTCTTGCATGCGCTGTTGCCCGTGCTGCGCTTAAAGTTCTCACAGAAGAAAATATGATTGATAACGCACGAGATACTGGGGCACTATTTTTAGCAGGGTTGCAAGAAATTAAAAACGATAAAATAAAAGAAGTCAGAGGGAGAGGATTACTACTAGCCGTTGAATTTAAGCAGGAATCAGGAGGAGCCAGACATTATTGCGAAAAGCTGAAAGAGCAAGGATTGTTATGCAAAGAGACACATAATAATATTATAAGATTTGCGCCTCCGCTAGTAATAACAAGGGAACAGGTAAAGTGGGCTTTAAAAAGAATAAAACTGATTCTATCCCAATAA
- a CDS encoding DUF1786 domain-containing protein, producing MSRKILSLDIGSGTQDVLYYIEDVEIENCFKFVLPSPARVVASQIKGLTVKGADIYLTGKNMGGGFGRAVNEHIKANCKVFAHPRAALALGDDLDRLKQNGIVLSESLPSGCVPVHLEDYNSGWWNCFLSAAGLEQPDLVVASVQDHGFHPGKSNRMGRFNLWKRFLLENNGQPQDLLFDTVPEEFTRLAELQSSIGGGAVCDTGAAAVLGAFFVDEIVQRSFKEGLCLINIGNSHTVAFLLFEGCVHGIYEHHTGNMTPEKLWLDSQLFRKGALNFEKVFDDYGHGCATLDLPAKAGGFVPTYVMGPRRAILKSYPVEFPAPGGDMMLAGCFGLIKGLALKGAI from the coding sequence ATGAGTCGTAAAATATTAAGTCTTGATATTGGCAGTGGTACTCAAGATGTTTTATATTATATTGAAGATGTTGAGATAGAAAATTGCTTTAAGTTTGTATTGCCTTCTCCGGCTCGAGTTGTTGCTTCTCAGATAAAAGGTCTGACCGTTAAAGGGGCTGATATTTATCTTACCGGTAAAAACATGGGCGGAGGTTTTGGCAGAGCCGTTAATGAGCATATCAAAGCCAATTGTAAAGTATTTGCACATCCACGTGCCGCTCTTGCTTTAGGAGACGATTTGGACAGACTTAAACAAAATGGGATTGTGTTAAGTGAAAGTCTGCCATCTGGATGTGTTCCTGTTCATTTAGAAGATTATAATTCAGGCTGGTGGAATTGTTTTTTGTCAGCAGCAGGGCTTGAACAGCCTGACCTTGTTGTCGCATCAGTGCAGGATCATGGTTTTCATCCCGGTAAGAGCAACAGAATGGGACGATTCAATTTATGGAAACGGTTTTTGCTGGAAAACAATGGTCAACCGCAAGATTTGCTTTTCGATACTGTGCCGGAAGAGTTTACAAGGCTAGCTGAACTTCAGAGCAGTATAGGCGGAGGAGCTGTCTGTGATACCGGAGCTGCGGCTGTTTTAGGGGCTTTTTTTGTTGATGAAATCGTTCAGCGTAGCTTTAAGGAAGGACTATGCCTGATTAATATAGGCAATAGTCATACTGTTGCTTTCTTGTTGTTTGAAGGTTGTGTACACGGCATTTACGAACATCATACCGGCAACATGACTCCTGAAAAGTTATGGCTTGATTCTCAGTTGTTCAGAAAAGGTGCTCTAAACTTCGAAAAAGTTTTTGACGATTACGGGCATGGCTGTGCAACACTTGATCTTCCTGCAAAGGCCGGCGGTTTTGTCCCAACTTATGTAATGGGACCGCGTAGAGCTATTTTGAAAAGTTATCCTGTTGAATTTCCGGCTCCCGGTGGTGATATGATGCTTGCAGGCTGTTTCGGGCTAATAAAAGGTCTTGCATTAAAAGGTGCTATATAA
- a CDS encoding hybrid sensor histidine kinase/response regulator, with protein sequence MMNTYLPSQNRFKSATIVITLFFCLCGTVPASAFQEDLRFERLSLDQGLSQSSILCMLQDSKGFLWFGTYDGLNRYDGRHMKIYTKSKSPDSISDGNIRALYEDSSGVLWVGTKSGGLNAYNRKADTFSHFTPDKDNPNSISGKTVNCIYEDSKGLLWIGTENGLNLFDRTSRTFKNFQHADNQTSISSNEIRSIYEDMQGRLWIGTAKGLNFYAEKNHQFKHYFSSPSDTTTLCGDTVLCFYQNKKNQLWIGTKKGLAILDTEKQTFKTIFNSLEINDIFKDRAGNIWIGTIEGLAKSNPETTEAEPEKMKFSFFKHNQLDPQSLSDNKVTKIKEDLSGVLWIGTYANGLSKLTPKMQAFEIIRHQPSKKESLPGKEVSAILEDQEGLVWIGTYKNGLSSYNPQTGVLNNFNNKSPKPWNIPGDRINCIFQDSKGLIWVGTRKNGVFVFDKKSGIKTVYKRDKKNKNSISQNNIWWITEGSQGYIWIGTSKKGLNRLNPKNGNFKLYHHSSSNPDSLAHDRVRNIFEDSKKNFWICTNAGLDLMDRASGTFIHHKNNPDDLSSISNNRVTPIAEAADGSLWIGTDEGLNRFDPATKLFTRYTQKDGFANDGIQGLCLDSRGAIWVSTFKGISRLDPRNGNILNFGISDGLQGIEFWINSYNKGQSGRIYFGGLNGMNMFYPSNIKINPTPPPVVITALSVLNSPVKLPTNITETKEITLSWKDAMFSFNFAALDYQNPKLNKYKYKLEGFNDRWLDAADGTATFTNFNHGSYIFRVKASNSDGIWNETGTSIIINITPPIWRTWWFITGIILLIFISIFALTHFRIKVIEKQKKTLSEQVEEKTADLNTEIAEHMKTEEELEKAIIKAEDANKAKSSFLASMSHEIRTPLNSIIGIADLLKETELNDEQEEYVHIFESSGEILLSIINDILDFSKLEAEHVMLEAIPIDLLQEVESILYLQSAAATARNIELICRYKPDVPEFVIGDPTRLRQIILNILSNAVKFTSGGDVSLTVSRTPSSNHPDNLTFSIEDTGVGITNENLEAIFAPFSQADSSTTRKFGGSGLGLSISKKLTELMGGIISAESIQGKGSTFEVTLPLPRDRESESFLKPDLADINIIVASNNYKTLDSICEKLNYFKATTTPCTNANSLKALLLSPQVDQADMIILDLNIENGINMLQSLQAASESIPPVMLLGRGPSFDRKLIDNKLIQAGTTKPIMQRQFLRTILDILNINPDESKSLAGRSKIILPQMRILLTEDNIPNRELIRHFLKSSHVTLVMASNGEEGLKLALNDKFDIILMDMEMPVMDGYEFLRQFRIFEKKTHGIRTGVIALTAHASAEHRNKCINAGADEFLSKPIKQAVLTQKILKLYNKMKK encoded by the coding sequence ATGATGAATACATATTTACCCTCCCAAAACAGGTTCAAAAGCGCGACCATAGTTATCACACTGTTTTTCTGTCTTTGTGGAACTGTCCCGGCATCAGCTTTTCAAGAAGACCTTAGATTTGAACGACTTTCTTTGGATCAAGGATTGTCGCAATCTTCTATTTTATGTATGTTACAGGATTCCAAAGGGTTCTTATGGTTCGGAACATATGACGGCCTGAACAGATACGATGGGCGTCATATGAAGATTTATACGAAATCGAAATCGCCTGATTCTATTTCTGATGGAAATATCAGAGCATTATATGAAGACAGTTCAGGCGTCCTTTGGGTAGGAACAAAAAGCGGCGGTCTGAATGCATACAACCGAAAAGCAGATACTTTTTCACACTTCACACCTGATAAAGATAATCCAAATTCTATTTCTGGGAAAACCGTCAATTGTATATATGAAGACTCTAAAGGGCTGTTATGGATAGGCACTGAAAACGGACTTAATCTCTTTGATAGGACCTCACGTACTTTCAAAAATTTCCAACATGCAGATAACCAGACCAGCATCAGCAGCAATGAGATACGTTCTATTTATGAAGATATGCAAGGAAGATTATGGATAGGAACAGCCAAAGGGCTGAATTTTTATGCTGAAAAAAATCATCAGTTCAAACACTATTTTAGCTCCCCTTCCGATACCACAACTCTTTGCGGTGATACCGTCCTTTGCTTTTACCAGAATAAAAAAAATCAACTATGGATAGGAACCAAGAAAGGACTAGCTATTCTCGATACTGAAAAACAAACTTTTAAAACAATATTCAATTCATTAGAAATAAACGATATATTTAAGGATAGAGCCGGAAATATATGGATCGGAACCATCGAAGGGCTTGCCAAAAGCAATCCTGAAACGACCGAAGCTGAACCTGAAAAAATGAAATTTTCATTTTTTAAACATAATCAGCTTGACCCACAAAGCCTCAGTGACAACAAAGTCACTAAAATAAAGGAAGATCTTTCAGGAGTTTTATGGATTGGAACTTACGCGAACGGACTGAGTAAACTGACACCTAAAATGCAGGCTTTTGAAATTATTAGACACCAGCCGAGCAAAAAAGAATCACTGCCGGGAAAAGAAGTCAGTGCAATTCTTGAAGATCAGGAAGGTCTTGTCTGGATCGGTACTTATAAAAACGGCTTAAGCTCATACAATCCACAAACGGGAGTACTTAATAATTTTAATAACAAATCACCAAAACCATGGAACATTCCTGGAGACAGAATAAATTGTATCTTCCAGGATTCTAAAGGATTGATATGGGTTGGAACACGTAAAAACGGCGTATTCGTTTTTGATAAAAAAAGCGGAATCAAAACCGTATATAAGCGCGATAAAAAAAACAAAAATTCTATCAGCCAAAATAACATCTGGTGGATTACTGAAGGCAGCCAAGGATATATCTGGATAGGAACAAGTAAAAAAGGACTGAATAGACTTAATCCTAAAAACGGTAACTTTAAGCTCTACCATCACTCATCCTCTAATCCAGATAGCTTAGCGCATGATAGAGTGCGTAACATTTTTGAAGACAGCAAAAAGAACTTTTGGATCTGTACAAATGCGGGGCTTGATTTGATGGATAGAGCCAGCGGAACATTTATTCATCACAAAAATAATCCAGATGACCTTAGTTCCATATCCAACAACAGAGTGACTCCCATTGCAGAAGCAGCTGACGGTTCTCTATGGATAGGAACCGATGAAGGACTCAATAGATTTGACCCTGCAACAAAACTATTTACCAGATACACGCAAAAAGACGGTTTTGCGAACGACGGTATTCAGGGACTCTGTCTTGACAGCCGCGGTGCTATATGGGTTTCCACATTCAAAGGAATTTCCCGTCTGGACCCTAGAAACGGTAACATATTAAACTTTGGAATTTCTGACGGATTGCAAGGCATAGAATTCTGGATAAATTCATACAATAAAGGGCAGAGTGGCAGAATATACTTTGGCGGACTTAACGGGATGAATATGTTTTATCCGAGCAATATAAAAATAAATCCCACCCCTCCTCCCGTAGTTATCACAGCTTTGAGTGTCCTTAACAGCCCAGTAAAGCTGCCGACAAACATTACGGAAACTAAAGAGATTACGCTGTCATGGAAAGATGCAATGTTCAGTTTTAATTTTGCAGCTCTTGATTACCAAAATCCAAAGTTAAATAAATATAAATATAAACTTGAAGGTTTTAACGACCGCTGGCTTGACGCCGCAGACGGGACCGCAACTTTTACAAACTTTAACCATGGCAGCTACATTTTCCGAGTAAAAGCTTCTAACAGCGACGGAATCTGGAACGAAACCGGCACATCTATCATAATTAATATAACTCCGCCTATCTGGAGAACATGGTGGTTTATAACCGGAATTATTCTTCTAATCTTTATAAGCATTTTTGCTTTAACGCACTTCCGTATTAAAGTAATCGAAAAACAAAAGAAAACCCTGTCTGAACAGGTGGAAGAAAAAACGGCTGACTTGAACACTGAGATAGCAGAACACATGAAGACTGAAGAAGAGTTAGAGAAAGCCATTATAAAGGCCGAGGATGCCAATAAAGCTAAAAGTTCATTTCTGGCAAGTATGAGCCATGAAATCCGCACTCCACTCAACTCTATTATCGGGATTGCCGACCTGCTCAAGGAAACTGAGCTTAATGATGAGCAGGAAGAATACGTCCATATTTTCGAATCTTCCGGTGAAATACTGTTATCAATTATCAACGATATCCTTGACTTTTCAAAGCTTGAAGCAGAACACGTTATGCTTGAAGCAATTCCCATTGACCTGCTGCAAGAAGTTGAATCGATTCTTTACCTTCAATCCGCAGCAGCAACAGCACGTAATATTGAGTTAATATGCAGATATAAACCGGATGTGCCTGAATTTGTTATCGGCGACCCTACAAGATTACGCCAGATAATCCTTAATATCCTTTCCAACGCTGTTAAATTCACTTCAGGCGGAGATGTCAGCCTTACTGTTTCTCGCACTCCAAGCTCTAACCATCCTGACAATCTAACTTTTTCTATTGAAGATACAGGAGTCGGAATCACTAATGAGAACCTCGAAGCTATTTTTGCTCCGTTTTCGCAAGCGGATTCATCTACCACTAGAAAATTCGGTGGATCCGGACTTGGCCTTTCTATCAGTAAAAAACTGACAGAGCTCATGGGAGGAATAATCTCAGCTGAAAGCATTCAAGGCAAGGGAAGCACTTTTGAAGTAACTCTTCCACTGCCTAGAGACCGTGAGTCTGAGTCTTTCCTTAAACCAGACTTAGCTGACATTAATATCATTGTTGCATCAAATAATTATAAGACGCTTGATTCTATATGTGAAAAGCTCAACTATTTCAAAGCAACGACAACTCCGTGCACTAATGCAAATTCATTAAAAGCACTTCTGTTATCCCCGCAAGTAGATCAAGCGGACATGATAATTCTTGACCTTAATATTGAAAACGGAATCAACATGCTTCAGTCTCTTCAAGCTGCAAGCGAATCCATTCCTCCGGTGATGCTTCTCGGACGCGGTCCAAGCTTTGACAGAAAGCTTATTGACAACAAACTTATTCAGGCAGGAACAACTAAGCCTATAATGCAAAGACAATTTCTCCGCACAATCTTGGATATACTGAATATAAATCCTGATGAATCGAAAAGTTTAGCCGGAAGAAGTAAAATAATACTTCCACAAATGAGGATTCTTCTGACGGAAGATAATATTCCTAATAGAGAATTAATCCGGCACTTTCTTAAGAGCTCTCATGTGACTTTGGTAATGGCCTCAAATGGAGAAGAAGGTCTTAAACTTGCCCTGAATGATAAATTTGATATTATTTTAATGGATATGGAAATGCCCGTAATGGATGGCTATGAGTTCTTAAGACAATTCAGAATATTTGAAAAAAAGACTCATGGTATACGTACAGGAGTAATTGCTCTAACGGCTCATGCCTCTGCTGAACATAGAAACAAATGCATAAATGCCGGAGCTGACGAGTTCCTGTCCAAACCTATTAAGCAAGCAGTTCTTACGCAAAAAATCCTGAAATTATATAATAAAATGAAAAAATAG
- a CDS encoding PAS domain-containing hybrid sensor histidine kinase/response regulator produces MLRFLFVALSMVLLSYTPSFAEGWLSIALAEVGTANLDRILNLMAGIIISVLLIFIVFLFQNIVKRRMVEQELQRERDLMGSIMETSPMGITVMDQNGVIVFANDQAARVHGLSKDNMIGLKYNDSSLRITAPDGSAFPEERLAFSRVMKIRNAVLDVRHAIHWDDGRQVLLSINASPLFGANGDIQKVVATVEDITTRKKVEEALKDSAYRFRSLVKTAESVIILLSPDRKILEFNRLAEDLSGWSRHEVLGRDFFELFLPEKSWREASEQLSTVLSGKPLRLFENEIRVRGGKFLTMQWSLSRLLGTTGDPLGVLAVGQDVTERNIFEAELREARDAAEEANRAKSEFLANMSHEIRTPISAIIGMSELTLSTDLDEDQKGYLVTVRKAAESLLSIINDILDLSKIEARKMELRLEDFDLFEMLEKQRSVLRVQAEEKGIELRTTISKSVSNCYIGDSLRLGQILMNLAGNSIKFTEKGYVEISVENIGSWEDGEILQFNVKDTGIGISEDKAEKLFESFVQLNAGYSKKHPGSGLGLAISRQLVEMMGGKISFVSKVGWGSEFIFTVKLKFSEGPCTEEVVMPIEEEDFSRSTAARILLAEDNATNQVFISHFLTERGFKIETAENGIEVLEMLESCDPFDVILMDVQMPEMDGVQATKRIRDVGNDIPIIALTAYAMEGDKEKFLDSGMNAYASKPVNIDELVFLINKYLTDSK; encoded by the coding sequence ATGTTGCGTTTCTTATTCGTTGCATTGTCAATGGTGCTTCTTAGCTATACTCCTTCTTTTGCTGAAGGATGGCTTTCTATTGCCCTAGCAGAAGTAGGCACTGCTAATCTTGACAGAATATTAAATCTTATGGCTGGGATTATTATTTCAGTTCTTTTGATTTTTATAGTGTTCTTATTTCAGAACATTGTAAAAAGGCGAATGGTAGAGCAAGAATTGCAACGTGAACGTGATCTCATGGGCAGCATAATGGAAACTAGCCCGATGGGAATTACTGTAATGGATCAGAATGGTGTAATTGTTTTTGCTAATGATCAGGCCGCAAGGGTTCATGGTCTTTCCAAAGATAATATGATTGGTTTAAAATATAATGATTCAAGTTTGAGAATTACCGCGCCTGATGGTTCAGCATTCCCGGAAGAACGGCTTGCTTTCAGCAGGGTGATGAAAATTAGAAATGCTGTTTTAGATGTTCGTCATGCTATTCATTGGGATGACGGGCGGCAGGTCTTGCTTTCAATCAATGCCTCTCCGCTCTTCGGTGCTAATGGTGATATTCAAAAAGTTGTTGCTACCGTTGAAGATATTACGACTAGAAAAAAAGTTGAAGAAGCGCTGAAGGATAGTGCTTATAGATTTAGATCATTAGTTAAAACAGCAGAAAGTGTGATAATTCTTCTTTCCCCTGACAGAAAAATTTTAGAGTTTAACCGATTGGCTGAAGATCTTTCCGGATGGAGCAGACATGAGGTCTTAGGGCGTGATTTCTTTGAGCTTTTTCTTCCGGAAAAGTCTTGGAGGGAAGCTTCAGAGCAATTGTCAACGGTTCTTAGTGGTAAGCCGTTGCGGTTGTTTGAAAATGAAATTCGAGTTCGCGGTGGTAAGTTTCTTACCATGCAATGGTCGTTGTCCAGATTACTCGGAACCACTGGAGATCCGCTTGGTGTGCTTGCTGTTGGGCAGGACGTTACGGAACGTAATATTTTTGAAGCTGAGCTGCGTGAAGCCCGTGATGCTGCGGAAGAAGCAAACCGCGCAAAGAGTGAATTTCTGGCTAATATGAGTCATGAGATAAGAACTCCGATCAGTGCTATAATCGGGATGAGTGAACTGACTCTTTCTACCGATCTTGATGAAGACCAGAAAGGATATTTGGTTACTGTAAGAAAAGCTGCTGAATCTTTACTGAGCATTATTAATGATATTTTAGATCTTTCTAAGATTGAAGCCCGCAAGATGGAGTTGCGACTTGAAGATTTTGATTTGTTTGAGATGCTTGAAAAGCAGAGATCCGTTTTACGTGTTCAGGCTGAAGAAAAAGGAATTGAGCTTCGTACAACCATAAGCAAATCTGTAAGTAATTGTTATATAGGTGATAGTCTGCGGCTTGGGCAGATATTAATGAACCTTGCAGGTAATTCTATAAAATTTACCGAAAAAGGGTATGTTGAAATTTCGGTTGAGAACATCGGTAGCTGGGAAGATGGAGAAATTTTACAGTTTAACGTAAAGGATACCGGAATCGGTATATCGGAAGATAAGGCAGAGAAGCTTTTTGAAAGTTTTGTACAACTCAATGCTGGATATTCCAAAAAACATCCCGGTAGCGGTCTTGGTCTTGCTATCTCGCGGCAACTTGTTGAGATGATGGGCGGGAAGATTTCTTTTGTCAGCAAGGTCGGCTGGGGGAGTGAATTTATATTTACGGTGAAGCTTAAGTTTAGCGAAGGCCCATGTACGGAAGAAGTTGTTATGCCGATAGAAGAGGAAGATTTTAGTAGATCAACTGCCGCCAGAATTCTTCTGGCAGAAGATAATGCTACTAATCAGGTATTTATTTCTCATTTTCTTACTGAGCGTGGATTTAAGATAGAAACAGCTGAGAACGGAATAGAAGTTTTGGAGATGCTGGAAAGCTGCGACCCGTTCGATGTAATCTTGATGGATGTTCAAATGCCTGAGATGGATGGAGTGCAAGCCACTAAAAGAATAAGGGATGTCGGTAACGACATCCCTATAATTGCTTTGACTGCTTATGCAATGGAAGGGGATAAAGAAAAATTTCTGGATAGCGGTATGAATGCTTACGCTTCCAAGCCTGTTAATATTGATGAACTTGTCTTTTTGATAAACAAATATTTAACTGATTCAAAATGA